In Rhodocyclaceae bacterium, the sequence CGGCCGCGCCCATGCAGGTCGTGCAGCCGTAGGCCACCACGCTGAAGCCGAGCTTCTCGAGGAACGGCAGCAGGCCTGCGTCCTGCAGGTACTTCGTCGCCACCCGCGACCCGGGCGCGAGCGAGGTCTTGATGCGCGGATGCGTGGTCAGCCCCTTCTCCACTGCACGCTTGGCGAGCAGGCCGGCAGCCAGCAGCAGAGCCGGGTTCGACGTGTTGGTGCAGGAGGTGATCGACGCAATCAGCACGTCGCCGTGACCGACGTCGTACCCGTGCCCTGTCGGCTCTCGCCGCCCGAGATCATCGGCAGCCCGTGCATAGCCGTTCCTGTCGGTCGGCGCCGAGAACAGGCGGTCGAAGTCGCGGCCCAGGTCGGGCAGGTTGACCCGGTCTTGTGGCCGCTTCGGCCCGGACAGGCTCGGGACGATGCTCGACAGGTCGAGCTCGATCACCTGGGTGTAGTCGATGTCGCCCGGCTTCGGCATGCCGAACATGCCCTGTACCTTGAAATAGGCTTCGATCGCCGCGATCTGCTCTGGCTCGCGGCCGGTGGTGCGGAAGTAGTCGATCGTCTTGTCGTCGACCGGGAAGTAACCCATCGTGGCGCCATACTCCGGCGCCATGTTCGCCACCGTGCAACGGTCGGCCGCGGTCAGGTTGGCCGCGCCTTCGCCGAAGAACTCGACGAACTTCCCGACCACCTTCGCCTTGCGCATCAGTTCGGTGACGGTCAGTGCCAGGTCGGTGGCGGTGACACCCTCGCGCAGCCGGCCGGTCAGGTGGCAGCCGACCACGTCCGGGGTCAGGAATGCGTTCGGCTGGCCGAGCATGCCCGCCTCTGCCTCGATGCCACCCACGCCCCAGGCCACCACGCCGATGCCGTTGACCATGGTCGTGTGCGAATCGGTGCCGAACACCGTGTCGGGGAACCAGAGGCCGTCCTTCTCCCAGACGCCACGCGACAGGTACTCCATGTTGATCTGGTGGATGATGCCATTGCCCGGCGGCACCACGCGCACCGTCTTGAACGCGCCCTGCGCCCATTTCACGAACAGGTAGCGCTCGGCATTGCGCTTGAACTCGATCTCCTGGTTCACCTGCACCGCGTCGGGCCGGTTGAAGACATCGATCTCGACCGAGTGGTCGACCACCACGTCCACGGGGACCAGCGGCTCGATCTTGCCCGGCGCCAGGCCGAGCTTGCCGGCCGCGTTGCGCATCGCCGCCAGGTCGTTCAGCGTTCCGAACCCGATCAGGTCCTGCAGCACGATGCGCACCACGATGAACGGGATCTCGGTGGTGCGTGCCCCGTTCGCCTGCCAGGCAGCCAGTGCCCTCACGTGTTCCGGCGTCACCTTCTTGCCGTCGCAGTGGCGCACCAGCGCCTCCAGCACCACGCGGATCGAGCGCGGCAGCCGGGACACCTTGCCCAGGCCGGCCTCCTCGAGTGCAGCCAGCGAGTGGTACTTGCCGGCCTTGCCGGCCGAGGGCGTGAAGTCGCGCAGGGAATTGAAGGCGTCTTGGGTCATGACAGGCTCTGTGATCGCACGAAACAGGAAAAGGGGACGGAGGGCACGCGCGGACGGGTGGAACCCGGCTACGCAGCCATCAGCTCACGCAGCACGAACGGCAGGATGCCGCCGTTCTTGAGGTACTCGACCTCGATCGGGGAATCCACGCGCAGCGTGACGGCCACGTTCTGCGTGCTGCCGTCCTTGCGGTGGATCACCAGCGTGACGTCCTGCAGCGGCTTGATGTTGCCGCCTTCGACGCCCAGCAGGTCGTAGCTTTCCTCGCCGGTGATGCCCAACGACTGCACGCTGTCGGCACCCTTGAACTGGCAGGGCAGCACGCCCATGCCGACGAGGTTCGAACGGTGAATGCGCTCGTAGCCGCGCGCCACGACTACCTTGATGCCGAGCATCTGGGTGCCCTTGGCCGCCCAGTCGCGCGAGGAACCGGTGCCATAGGCCTCGCCGCCGAAGACGAA encodes:
- the acnA gene encoding aconitate hydratase AcnA, whose translation is MTQDAFNSLRDFTPSAGKAGKYHSLAALEEAGLGKVSRLPRSIRVVLEALVRHCDGKKVTPEHVRALAAWQANGARTTEIPFIVVRIVLQDLIGFGTLNDLAAMRNAAGKLGLAPGKIEPLVPVDVVVDHSVEIDVFNRPDAVQVNQEIEFKRNAERYLFVKWAQGAFKTVRVVPPGNGIIHQINMEYLSRGVWEKDGLWFPDTVFGTDSHTTMVNGIGVVAWGVGGIEAEAGMLGQPNAFLTPDVVGCHLTGRLREGVTATDLALTVTELMRKAKVVGKFVEFFGEGAANLTAADRCTVANMAPEYGATMGYFPVDDKTIDYFRTTGREPEQIAAIEAYFKVQGMFGMPKPGDIDYTQVIELDLSSIVPSLSGPKRPQDRVNLPDLGRDFDRLFSAPTDRNGYARAADDLGRREPTGHGYDVGHGDVLIASITSCTNTSNPALLLAAGLLAKRAVEKGLTTHPRIKTSLAPGSRVATKYLQDAGLLPFLEKLGFSVVAYGCTTCMGAAGPLDAKIEDTVVSKDLVTCAVLSGNRNFEARVHPNLRANYLASPALVVAYALAGTVRTDLTTDPLGIDKDGKPVFLKDLWPTDAEVAAQLRFAYNPDHFRREYSDLSGNKKLWEAIPTVEGAVYKWDPESTFIREPPFFQGVTQTPGKVSNIVGARALAILGDSITTDHISPSTKIRPGTPAGKWLAPFQANHPPEEWGHFGVRRCNHELMVRGTFANVRLRNAVAPGTEGPITKHQPDGAQMTIFEASELYRASGTPLVIFGGEDYGMGSSRDWAAKGVQLLGVNAVIVKSFERIHRANLIGMGVVPLQFKPGEDVATLKLDGTETFTIEGLEGGNVKPMQDVTMTIMRADGSTQKVTLTLRIDTGIEVDYLKHGGILPYVLRELVAAETA